GCATGCGCGCTTCATGGGGTAGTAGACCGATTTCCTCAGTAGGGACGTATGGTGCGTTTGCGACCAGTACGTCAACACGTCCCCGTAAATTGGATGGAAGCGGTTCATAGAGATCCCCTTCGTATACCTGACCATTGACTGAAGTGACGTTACGACGCGCGCACCGCACCGCGGCCGGGTCAATGTCGACGGCGTACAACTCGATATCTTCGAGAACATCGCCCACAGCGGAGCCAACCGCGCCCGTACCACAGCACAAGTCAACCACGACTGCTCCTGGCATAGCAAGTGCTGCCGCTTGGCGGACTAAAAACTCGGTCCGTCTGCGGGGTACGAAGACTCAGGGGTCAACTTCTATCCGGATACCGCAGAATTCCGCCCAGCCAATGACGTGTTCAAGGGGCAAACCCGCTATCCGTCTATCCACCATCCCGGCCAATTCGGCCGTTGTCCCTGCCGCGCTGATGAGCAACCGGGCCTCTTCCTCGGCGTAAACACAACCTGCGGCCCGAAGTTTAGTGACGATGCTTATATAAATGGCCTTTCCATTAAAAACAGCCACTTTACTTCCATCAACATCATTAATTTCCCCGAGGTTAAAGGCGGCATCTCTAAATTCCATAAGTTTCCCCCTATTCTCAATAAATCTGAATATTAAAAATATTACCACAACTATAGTATACAGCTTCTTAAACTGACCGTCCCTTTAGCTATAAAATAAAAAGGTTGCCGGAGCAACCTTCCATCTAATCTGGGAATCAATTTTTGTTAGCGTCAGCAAAATGACCCATCGCATCACACATGAATTTTGCTAAACCATCACCGTATTTGTCGATATTTTTAGTGAAACGTTGATCATTCACGTACATTTGACCTAATCCCTTGAAAGCATCAAGTGAGTATGTGCCGAAGTTATTGTTCAAACAATCATACCATTCTTTAATTGCCTCTTGTGCCTCCTCCGACTTGGGCGAGTCATTTCGGATTGACGCAAGTTTGATATAGATTTCAGATACAATATTCTGTGCATCTTTGGACATGCCCGCCACTTTAGCCTTCGACTCATCGACAGCTTTATCCCCCCAAAGCTTGCGGGCTTCTTCTTCATATGGATTCTGACTGAAATCAAATCCTTCAAATTTTTCTTTATTCGTCATTTGAATTTCCCCTTTCATATGCTTAATCGATTTTTCGACCGTCTTAATTAATTTATCGAGCTGACTGCGTTTTTCCAGTAACATTTTTTGATGTTGCATTAACGCATCTTGTTTATCAAACGAAGAGCTGCTTATCATTTGTTTTATTTCCTTTAACGGCATGCCAAGTTCCCTGAAAAACAGGATTTGCTGCAACATCTCAAGATTATCATTCGAATAAAGGCGATAACCTGATTCGGTTATTTCCTCTGGCGATAATAACCCGATTTCATCATAATAATGCAGTGTCCGCACACTAATGCCAACTATATCGGCCAGCTCTTTCACTTTCATTGGCACTGCTTCTTACCTCCTTTCGATATCATTTACTTTAAGGTATTACGCAACGTCAGAGTCAAATGGAAAAATGAAAATTTTCCGCCCAATTACAAAAGACGATCCTTCCCAATGAAGAATCGCATGTTAGTAGAACTCACTCTATGTAAAAGCTTAGGATTAAAGCTAAATCTACAAAATTTTCCCATTACTCGTGAATTAAACAATTTTCATTCATGGGGCGTATACTCTGCATGAAAGTCAGCTCTGATCTTGGCTTTCCTTCTATCTCCAATGATCGGGAATGCTTAATGTGCGCGGCAATTTTGTCTTTGTATCGCCTTTAGCCGAGTTAATCTGTGCTTGTGTGATGAAGAAACTCCCGGTGAGATCGGCACCGCTTAAATCAGCGTCCCTAAAGTCTGCACCGATAAGATCCGTCACTCTCATGTCTGCTTCTCTGAGGTCGGATGCGATAAGTAAAGCTCCTCTTAAGTTCGCTCCCCTAAGGTCAGCGCCTCTCAACTTTGCACCGATAAGGTCACTTCCCCTGC
This sequence is a window from Brevibacillus sp. JNUCC-41. Protein-coding genes within it:
- a CDS encoding MerR family transcriptional regulator, whose product is MPMKVKELADIVGISVRTLHYYDEIGLLSPEEITESGYRLYSNDNLEMLQQILFFRELGMPLKEIKQMISSSSFDKQDALMQHQKMLLEKRSQLDKLIKTVEKSIKHMKGEIQMTNKEKFEGFDFSQNPYEEEARKLWGDKAVDESKAKVAGMSKDAQNIVSEIYIKLASIRNDSPKSEEAQEAIKEWYDCLNNNFGTYSLDAFKGLGQMYVNDQRFTKNIDKYGDGLAKFMCDAMGHFADANKN